The following coding sequences are from one Candidatus Thorarchaeota archaeon window:
- a CDS encoding histidine phosphatase family protein: MFDIVEETGSEASLTPKTIVYVIVHGDPEADDEGLSSLGEDQVFELSRSRVMSGITRIYSSSNKACLETAGALRRSFEAPVEVKDCLDGFGFQIKEQPVSDIADMLEAYWDEGYTPEEGKSLEESRIRISDCVNGIAAKHSSDSIAVVVPPILSALLLSLVRGGEPRIEEWVMMGYCSCTTYQYSDTGWELVMPPDNSFLSERTAVKNKLPDGVLKLLGILEVKEKD, translated from the coding sequence TTGTTTGATATTGTAGAGGAAACAGGAAGCGAGGCCTCATTAACTCCAAAAACAATAGTATATGTTATTGTACATGGAGACCCCGAGGCTGATGATGAAGGTCTCTCCTCTCTTGGTGAAGACCAAGTATTTGAGCTCTCCAGATCAAGGGTAATGAGCGGCATCACGAGAATCTACTCCTCGTCAAATAAAGCGTGCCTTGAAACGGCTGGTGCTCTTAGACGCAGTTTTGAAGCACCTGTTGAAGTAAAGGACTGTCTCGATGGTTTCGGTTTCCAGATAAAAGAGCAGCCTGTAAGCGATATAGCAGATATGCTTGAGGCTTACTGGGATGAAGGATACACACCTGAAGAGGGGAAATCATTAGAAGAAAGCCGCATCAGGATATCCGACTGTGTAAATGGAATAGCGGCCAAACATAGTAGCGACAGTATTGCAGTTGTGGTTCCTCCTATTCTCAGCGCTCTACTTCTGTCTCTGGTTCGCGGTGGTGAACCCCGCATTGAGGAGTGGGTAATGATGGGATATTGTTCATGCACAACGTATCAATATTCAGATACAGGTTGGGAACTTGTGATGCCGCCCGACAACAGCTTCCTAAGCGAGAGAACTGCTGTAAAAAACAAATTACCTGACGGTGTTCTCAAACTTCTGGGGATACTTGAAGTGAAAGAAAAGGACTGA